The following are encoded in a window of Sebastes umbrosus isolate fSebUmb1 chromosome 7, fSebUmb1.pri, whole genome shotgun sequence genomic DNA:
- the LOC119491765 gene encoding protein FAM124B, which translates to MSSSGIELLTGRVRQQRQQLLLVNLHLLANPGDSLLLQHTLDRLLRWLCPSLRIFHVSERASPFRSYTSLCPVAGYPSVAITFFLHEAYGEERILKVLDFFQRPPWQYHHTETCGSRTGGIHITSSSSPGNAMLRPYLLPSRDFYSLGAGMPVWGVRPVHCGGEILRVTLYSGYDNYEDAVRLYETVLQRQAEEQKTGFCWFTLHTEPGLCLQLALKQLSPGVRVEPCSSAVLQFSVEEIGQLVPLLPNPCTPISTTRWQTEDLDGNKVLFQVKTLAQPQRPLTCAFPPSCPSVSPRGMQLRSSGQGHSLSPCSLTTPLPWQTHRQGHRPRSDPVLEKLQGGGGGAESQGSGSCCSTPPGSSCYSSQRSSPAPPSTTNHPDSPLRPSITRSLSHLLLEEDEEEPETNVDTGVPISLHSDTAVKIIARSSSMDLLMSRHSERPTAVGASAVEGLAKELIECLPRTHIHPQVASRTWGSARCTDAARKGCGSRTVAAGQSPSKGPFVENRTTAELLSARTNNEEPVDEFFI; encoded by the exons ATGTCATCATCTGGCA TTGAGCTCTTGACCGGTCGGGTCAggcagcagaggcagcagctCCTGCTAGTGAACTTGCATCTGCTGGCCAACCCTGGAGactccctgctgctgcagcacaccCTGGATCGCCTCCTCCGCTGGCTCTGCCCGAGCCTCCGCATCTTCCATGTGTCAGAGAGGGCCTCCCCATTCAGAAGTTACACCAGCCTCTGTCCTGTGGCAG GCTACCCTTCTGTGGCCATCACCTTCTTCCTCCATGAGGCCTATGGAGAGGAGCGAATCCTCAAAGTGCTGGACTTCTTTCAGCGTCCACCCTGGCAGTACCACCACACCGAGACCTGCGGTAGCCGAACCGGAGGGATCCACATTACCTCCAGCAGCTCCCCCGGCAATGCCATGCTGCGGCCCTACCTCCTGCCCAGCAGAGACTTCTATAGTTTGGGTGCAGGCATGCCCGTGTGGGGGGTTCGACCAGTCCACTGTGGAGGAGAAATACTACGTGTAACACTGTACAGTGGATATGACAACTATGAGGATGCTGTGCGGCTCTATGAGACGGTGCTGCAGcgacaggcagaggagcagaagacgGGCTTCTGCTGGTTCACTCTCCACACAG AGCCTGGGCTGTGCCTGCAGCTGGCTTTAAAACAGTTGTCACCAGGGGTTCGGGTGGAGCCATGCAGCTCTGCCGTGCTGCAGTTTAGCGTGGAAGAAATTGGCCAGCTAGTCCCTCTGTTGCCCAACCCCTGCACCCCCATCAGCACCACACGCTGGCAGACCGAAGACCTGGATGGCAACAAGGTTCTCTTCCAG GTGAAAACCCTGGCTCAACCTCAGCGACCTCTGACCTGTGCTTTCCCCCCGAGCTGCCCCAGCGTGTCCCCTCGAGGAATGCAGCTCAGGAGCTCGGGACAGGGCCACAGCCTGTCACCCTGCAGCCTCACAACGCCGCTGCCCTGGCAAACACACAGGCAAG GTCACAGACCGCGCAGTGACCCTGTCCTTGAGAAGCTTCAAGGAGGAGGTGGCGGAGCAGAGAGCCAGGGATCAGGTAGCTGCTGTAGCACCCCTCCAGGCAGCTCCTGTTACTCATCCCAGCGCAGCAGCCCTGCACCGCCCTCAACCACCAATCACCCCGACTCTCCTCTGCGCCCCTCCATCACCCGTTCTCTCTCCCATCTCCTTctggaagaggatgaggaggagccAGAGACCAACGTAGACACAGGAGTCCCCATCTCACTGCACTCTGACACggcagtcaaaataattgctcGCTCTTCCTCCATGGACCTTTTGATGTCTCGCCACTCTGAGAGACCTACAGCTGTTGGTGCTTCAGCTGTTGAGGGTCTGGCCAAGGAGCTGATTGAATGTCTGCCACGGACACACATACACCCTCAGGTTGCCTCCAGGACATGGGGCTCCGCTAGATGTACGGATGCAGCCAGGAAGGGCTGCGGTAGCAGGACTGTGGCAGCAGGACAAAGCCCCTCCAAAGGGCCCTTCGTGGAGAACAGGACTACAGCTGAGCTGCTGTCAGCACGCACAAACAACGAGGAGCCAGTTGATGAGTTCTTCATCTAA